AAAAAATAGCCGAAGCGAAAAAAGAAATTAGTGATTTCAAGAATCAATATGGCACCGTTCCTGAAATAGTAAGAGGAGAAACTCTCCTTTCTTTCTTTGATGAGGAGTCTTAAGGGATGATCAAGATCAATAAAGGCTCATCTCCATCAGAGTTAGATCAATATAAGCGTGAATGCTCAGAATCAATTTCCAGGGGGACAACGAAACTACTCGATGATTTCTCTCGTAAAGACGATTTAAGAATATCATTGGCTGAAGAGCAGGGTTATCTTTGTGCCTATTGCATGCAGAGAATCAATCCTGAAAATGGCGATACTAAAATAGAGCATTTTCATCCCCAGACTGAGTATCCGACAGAGCAGCTGGATTATTCAAATCTTCTTCTTTGCTGTAATGGTAATCAAGGAGATCGTCCTGCTAATCAGCATTGTGATACGAAAAAGAAAAATGCTGAGATAAAATATAACCCCGCATTAAGTCCCTCAATAGAGCAGACTATTCGTTATGAAAGAGATGGGAAAATTGTTTCTGATGATGAAGATTGGAATAACCATATAGATAACGTCCTTAATTTGAATTATTCAAGGTTACGAGAAAATCGAGAATCTGTTTTAAGGGCTGTAGACCAGGCACTTGCCAAGAATTCCGGTATGAGAT
This portion of the Sediminispirochaeta bajacaliforniensis DSM 16054 genome encodes:
- a CDS encoding retron system putative HNH endonuclease; translated protein: MIKINKGSSPSELDQYKRECSESISRGTTKLLDDFSRKDDLRISLAEEQGYLCAYCMQRINPENGDTKIEHFHPQTEYPTEQLDYSNLLLCCNGNQGDRPANQHCDTKKKNAEIKYNPALSPSIEQTIRYERDGKIVSDDEDWNNHIDNVLNLNYSRLRENRESVLRAVDQALAKNSGMRSKSQIDTIIQNWKAKNSSGELKEYCGAAIYRLQKHPAYKRG